The genome window tagctgagataggctccagcgcccctcgcgaccccgaagggaataagcggtagaaaatggatggatggatggatattaacatcttcctgcatttccttcttcaaaggaaaacatgctgcaaattaggagatggtggtgtctcgctctcctgcagaacttccccatgccgtaagtgctttgaatatcacaaatcacaaaaaaaatgttttactcacggtcaacagaccaacatgaatgttttcatagtgaatgtatgttgtcattaaatcactaaggtctgaagaagaccgattgcaggacagaaaacggcgacgagtgcaaggagggctacaggtgagaggtcatgtgattaattagtcttgtagtcaactattgctagactaaagcgtaattcctccacttatttcaattaccttagttttacatcttgcattgttattgtgcctataagaaccgcaatctgtttcctttctagacagtggaaaattaacagaactggaaacagggaacagggttgcttgttatgggccagaaaaataccttgatacttgccattgttaaacatttatgggagcttaaggaatgtatttggctaggctacaacatttttttttctttacagatcaaacatttttagcctggggtgaaaaataaaatcaatgatgcaaagtcttctgtctttggtttatttgactttgctaatataattgagtgtgcaaaataatatgtgtctatactcttatggaaatgctatggtttagatatatattttttttaattgttttttcatggtaaaaaaaaaatacatttgacaagttaaaagtaggaatgtctaagtctatcaaatacatgaacctttttccatactatggtttatatatatatttttaaaattgttttttcatggtaaaaaaaaatacatttgacaagtttttttgtgttttttttttgcaaatatttgtattgaattttacagttaaaatcacatttaacagtcatactttggtcacgcaaaaccttcatacaatcgcacatccactcatacccactcacatgcacacttgaggagagaggtgcacttaaactttaacaattcaaggtttacagtataaacagtattagaaaagatacccagatattgtatatatatatatatatatatatatatatatatatatatatatatatatatatatatatatatatatatatatatatatatatatatatatatccatccatctcgctctggctcaggatcagctacaggctatccagaccatagtggatgaacattcctcggcatcaaggatcctcaggaagtgatcccaagatcacctctcgaggacctctccaccgttcacacttaaaaaagaaaaggaaagtcacagaagacaacaatacaaaataaaaagacacaaaaaataaataaataaataagcaagtaaaccgtggcaaggccatatcagaagtaacacaaaaaacacaataatagtgtaggatcaatacagaaaataataaagataataaaaaaggaataaaactacaaaaaagatggcagatacatgtgacaagttaaaagtaggaatgtctaagtctatcaaatacatgaaccttttttcatactatggtttatatatatatattttttttaaaattgttttttcatggtaaaaaaatacatttgacaagttaaaagtagctttattgacgtttgagaatgtgtgctgccggatctccgccaccagatggagcccgcgggctcaacgttgagacccgcccacattgagggaaaataagcccctcctcgatctgcgggctgcagccaggggcacttggagTTACTCCCTGGATTGATTGGAGACAGCTGGGACAATTAACACATCAAGCAATGTAAGTGGAGACGAGGACTGGGACTTTGCGGGTTAAAAGGACGGAGGGAAAAAAGGGGTGTCGCGACGGAGGAGCAGAAACACGCCGCACGAGGGAAGGACTGGACAAGCGGGATGACCCCGAATTTGCACTTAATGCGGAACGGCTGCGGACCGGCACACGCGCGTTGGTCAATTTTAATTATGTCAATTTCCACCACACGCGTAACGTCCCTGACATGCCGTTGCCGTTCCGCGTTCCAGCGCTTAATATACGCAAAGCTTCTATTTTTGCTGGACACTGCAACAAATCTATTACATTTCGCGAAAATCCGGTAGTCTTGGACACGTCatgcacaaacaaaaaataaagtatCTGGTTTACTTTCAAAACAAAATACTCCGCCTTCAAGGcggatcgtattttacactttgtaagcGGTCCTAATGGGTGGTGAAGGACATGAAGTCAACATTTTCATAGGTTTTcagtagggatgtctgataatggcttttttgccgatatccgatattccgatatgtccaactcttaattaccgatatcaaccaatatcgctatatatacagtcgtggaattaacacattattatgcctaatttggacaaccaggtatggtgaagataaggtcctttttaaaaaaaattaataaaataaaaaaaaaaattaataaaataaaataaattaattaaaaacattttcttgaataaaaaaggaagtaaaactatatcaaaacagttacatagaaactagtaattaatgaaaatgagtaaaattaactgttaaaggttagtactatcagtggaccagcagcacgcacaatcatgtgtgcttacagactgtatcccttgcagactgtattgttatatattgatctaTAATGTAGGAGCTTAcattaaagatctcctggaccaaccaCCATGGTGGTTAGGTAACACCTAACGTTAACGTAACGTTACTGTATGGTTCTCTTTTGGTTATgcaagatgagaacgttctaagaaaaTTCTTAGAACGTATCAAAAACTATCTGACACACACTaccaaatataatttgcctgcaatggaaacagcGACTGTTAGGCTTTTAGAAGTGTTTTTTTTCgcaaatttactttttatacagtatgttgtaacgtttCCCTAACATTCTGCGAacgtgttgtgttttgtgaacaatctgacgtcggctgagtcaaggctgcacgcacagtaggtggcggtaatgcacaccacaaggctgcttgccaaccgccataaaaaatcaaaagaataagaagaagaaggctGCACGCATGCGCGTTGAAGCTGTTCGGTGAGATAAAGAAGGACGAAGGCTAAGCTGCAAATTCCAGGATCCCGATATTCAGGCAATTGGGTGCGCCATCCATTTATCACATGTAAGTAGATAGAAAGAGTGAAATACGAAGcacgtttttgtataacaatttccaacctacatgattaatttcagaccattttacggttttagcGTTGTGTCAAATGCGCGCCATGCTCAACGGCCGGCGCTAACTAGCATACATTTCTCGTGCAGGTTGGCTGTTATAAAGTTTCCAAACTGACCAAAGACCAACGAATGACTTCTGAAGAAGGGTGGATCTATCTGTAGCCTAGTTAAACAATAATTTGCCCCGTCAGTGTCATGGTTTGAGGTCCATATGGCACGAATGCTGCCTGAACGTTCCGTGAACGTTATAGTTCCGTGTGGGCGATAATAGGGCAAcccattttccttgttttttttttatagaataaaCACAATGAAGAAGTTTCAACAGAGGGCTTATAAGCGTAGATGGGCTGCCACAACTAGGCATTTGAAGAAGCAATGCCGACAGTCAACTTTAGAATTAGAGAGTGATGATAGCGAGCAAGAGAATTACACGACAATCTTATCAACTCCAGAAACAGTGACAACCCTTCAGTACATGGATGCTGCTGAGACTGCTTCCTGCACTGCCGCGGGTGCTGACAATGCCACCTACAGTGGCCCTGATAGTGATGAGCCTGATGAAAATGATGCTGATTGGAGACTAATCGACCATCATGTCACCTTGTCATCTGATTCAGAAAATGAGAGTGATAGTGACTGCTTTGAAGATCATTTGAGTTTGTTGGCAACCGAATGTCATGTCAAACATAATGCATTGGACAGCCTTTTGAAGCTACTCAAGAAAGTTTTCCAGATGGCTCCTTCTTTTGTGGTCGTTGAGTTCCTTGGTGAACGTTCAGTCGCTGTTGTCCCAACCATATGGACAGAAGATGATGGAAAGGTTATTACTTTTTCTGAAAAGTACTGTGCATAGGCATAATATTGTAgcttgttattaattattatgtCATTCATCATGACTGGATTATTTTATCTTCAGAATAGCTTCTGCTATTGGCCAAGGCCAAATCCTACCCACTCCAGAATCCGGAAAGCTGAGATTCCTGACAAAGAAGTCTGGGATAGGCTGCCAATTCGGGTTTTCAGGAAAACATTGACTGGTAAGGGAATATTGTCAAAGTCATATCAtgtatattttaaacaacataagttAGACTCATCTTGAGTCATCAGCATACTTTGAAATTTTGCAGAAGACTTTGACAAGGCCCTTCAATACGAAAAACAAGCTGAAATGTTTTCGAGCCCAGAAGAAGAAGTGTCAACCAAACGGAGCCACATCACCCCTGAACGTTATAGAAACGATGAGGAAGATGTGTTTGATGCTGACGGTATAGTCACTTTTCAAAGACTGTTTACTTACAATACTCAAACACTACTTAGTGGTGCATCAATTTTATTGTCTTCGTTGGTTTAGACGAAGAGGAAATTCGGCcaaaaaagaagtgcagaaaagaGAAACCACAGATCCTCGTCCAGGCCCCCCCACTGCCAGAGTTCCCATCATTTAACATTCCAATCTCCAGCGAGTACCAGACCACTTCAGCCAGTACCAGCCAATACCAGACCACTCCAAGGCATCCAGGCCGACCTCACAGCCCAGCGAGAAGCAGCACTTCCAGGCTCAGTCCAGACAGGAATAATGCATCCagctcaagccagtaccagaccactccagccagtacgagtcagtaccagaccgctccaagaagcagcaggaatgcccttgacagtgaatgttagttggctatttaactgttgataggtggtgttaaacaggctgttacaacgggcagtaatacaaattacctctttgacttttgttgtctttgcagttttaCAGTTGAACATGAAAGTTCAAAATATACTTGAGAACCAGGGAGAAATTATGCGCATGCTGAGAGGGCTGGCAGCACAGTCTGTGGGTCCAGAAGCTGTGGATGTTGAAGATCTCATTGAGAAGCCTTTCGAGACTCTTGAGCAGCTGAAGGCCTTCTGTGAACGGCTCGACACTGATCTTCTGCTCAGAAAGCAGCTGGTAATTATTTTTAATTCCCCACTGCAAAATGACCTTGCTCAGTTATCAAAAAACATGTTCTAATCAagtacaatattgttgtttatttatttgtataggtgaaagctcttactgctcttggtgggcagactttggcagacacggtgaggacaatgctgaggaaaattgccacaaacaaagtcctggagcagcttggcctccATGGATAGAcaggaaaagtggcgtttgaggacttgcccctttacagaataataaatagtaagtgttaataataggtttgcatctttgaacatatgttgcatgtatgctcacaaggtcgatctagctgttattattacagtatttattctaaagggaattctaaattgtgctggtgatttcagaggcatgcaggggtgtttacaagcagacgaccacagctgaagtggattgtgagcttggagaggtcctgaaattggccacttttcgaaagggaggttcaaaatttgaggtacggagaagaTAAGATATTCCAatttattgaagttccactgcatgtcttttgaatttgaaattataactacttgcaggagaagaggaggaattaagagggaggacaaaaaaggaaaaagaaacaagcaaaagaacagagtgagatgagtgaccaggtaaatgataaagtaattatgccaatgttttaattcaattcatgtagatcccagttctgtgttgaatttgcaattataaatacTTGCAGGAAGCGACGGCGAAGAACAAGGATAAAGCCAAGAAAACGGACAGTGACATCTCACTGTCCGTTTTCTTGGCTTTTTGCAGGAAGCGACGGCGAAGAAGGGCAAAGGGAAGTGTACAAAGGAAAGGGACAGTGAGAGTGGccaggtaaatgataaagtaactATGTCAATTTGTTAATTCAATTCATGAAGATCCCAGTTCTGTGTTaaatttgcaattataaatacTTGCAGAATGCGACGGCAAAGAAGGGCAAAGGGAAGTGTACAAAGGAAAGGGACAGTGAGAGTGGccaggtaaatgataaagtaactACGCCAATTTTTTCATTCAATTCATGAAGATCCCAGTTCTgtgttgaatttgcaattataaatacTTGCAGGAAGCGACGGCGAAGAAGGGCAAAGGGAAGTGTACAAAGGAAAAGGACAGTGAGAGTGGccaggtaaatgataaagtaactatgccaattttttaattcaattcatgaagatcccagttctgtgttgaatttgcaattataaatacTTGCAGGATGCGACGGCAAAGAAGGGGAAAGGGAAGTGTACAAAGGAAAGGGACAGTGAGAGTGGccaggtaaatgataaagtaactatgccaattttttaattaaattcatGAAGATCCCAGTTCTTTGTTGAATTTGCgattataactacttgcaggaaGCGCGAAGAAGAAAAAAGGGAAAGGGAAAAGAACTAAGCAAACGGACTATAGTGAGACCAGTGAGCATTGAGCAGGTAAACAAGGAGTAAATTATGCCATGTTTTAATTGaattcaattaatctacattccagtgctgtctttgttgtatttgtgaatatctataattatttacttccaggaagagaaccaaCAAGAAGGGTCAGGAGTACACTGACGCGCACGaccaagaccactgcattccatttctattgtattataattatcactaataaagaattaaTTCTGTTGAAATCACTAATCGctatcactaataaagaattaattctgttgaaatttctgtttgagtgttattcctgacaatatagcataaaaacagatgtaaatagcatgttcctaaacagCTCCCTAAACGTTCTAGCCAAACGTTCTTGGCTAACGTTCTGCTAACCAAGCTAGAACTCCACAACCTCacgttctttgaacgttataaaCTAACGTTCCCAGAACAATGCCACTACGTTCTTCTAACGTTCACATAACGTTCACTTGTTACCTGGGCAGCTCCAGGcttggtcgttgccttagatcggacaaccagatgaccctgaaggtcccacggtcaaacctagtgacaaagggagaccgtgctttctcagtgatggcacctaggctatggaataagctccctctgaatattaagtccgccacaactctggactcttttagagcacagcttaaaactcacctctttaccgcagatgacttttgatttatgtgttcattgtgagtcttaaatgtttagtttagattcctttgtgtgtctcattctctgtttctgtttttttgtttctccactcgggctgatgtaacagttggttggggggcgcataataaatgataaaataataaatgaacataacataacataacataggaACCAgaattttaataacagaaagaaacaacccttttgtgtgaatgagtgtaaatgggggagggaggttttttgggttggtgtactaattgtaagtgtatcttgtgttttttatgttgatttaataaaaaacaaacaaaaacaaaacaacgataccgataataaaaaaccgataccgatcatttccgatattacattttaaagcatatcggccgataatatcggtaggccgatattatcggacatctgtagttttcAGACT of Entelurus aequoreus isolate RoL-2023_Sb linkage group LG09, RoL_Eaeq_v1.1, whole genome shotgun sequence contains these proteins:
- the LOC133656817 gene encoding uncharacterized protein LOC133656817 codes for the protein MKKFQQRAYKRRWAATTRHLKKQCRQSTLELESDDSEQENYTTILSTPETVTTLQYMDAAETASCTAAGADNATYSGPDSDEPDENDADWRLIDHHVTLSSDSENESDSDCFEDHLSLLATECHVKHNALDSLLKLLKKVFQMAPSFVVVEFLGERSVAVVPTIWTEDDGKNSFCYWPRPNPTHSRIRKAEIPDKEVWDRLPIRVFRKTLTEDFDKALQYEKQAEMFSSPEEEVSTKRSHITPERYRNDEEDVFDADDEEEIRPKKKCRKEKPQILVQAPPLPEFPSFNIPISSEYQTTSASTSQYQTTPRHPGRPHSPARSSTSRLSPDRNNASSSSQYQTTPASTSQYQTAPRSSRNALDSEFLQLNMKVQNILENQGEIMRMLRGLAAQSVGPEAVDVEDLIEKPFETLEQLKAFCERLDTDLLLRKQLVKALTALGGQTLADTVRTMLRKIATNKVLEQLGLHG